One window of the Lacerta agilis isolate rLacAgi1 chromosome 17, rLacAgi1.pri, whole genome shotgun sequence genome contains the following:
- the LOC117039111 gene encoding semaphorin-4A-like: MNPKQSLRLFVFLLTFATALATDLLPRQYIQIRNPRPIIGQYHRKGVTNCANFVLSTDRKTLYVGARDTVVALDTARAKINNQKGMVRWAPKREIKDICNSKPNRRPPPAAMAATASSSSTDTPPGSCHSSLLLQRSPQQHEQEERLSCHVLNWSSANLML, encoded by the exons ATGAACCCCAAACAGTCTTTACGCCTCTTCGTGTTCCTTCTGACATTTGCCACCGCTCTGGCCACAGATCTGTTGCCGAGGCAATACATCCAGATAA GGAACCCTCGACCAATTATTGGACAATACCACCGAAAGGGAGTTACAAATTGTGCCAATTTTGTCCTGAGCACAGATAGGAAAACTCTCTATGTGGGAGCCAGAGACACTGTTGTCGCTCTTGACACTGCCAGAGCTAAAATCAATAACCAGAAGGGCATG GTACGCTGGGCCCCCAAGAGGGAGATAAAGGACATCTGTAACTCAAAGCCAAACAGGAG GCCACCTCCTGCAGCCATGGCAGccacagcctcctcctcttccacagaCACCCCACCCGGCAGTTGCCAcagcagccttctcctccagCGCTCGCCTCAGCAGCATGAGCAGGAGGAGAGGCTGTCTTGTCATGTTCTGAACTGGAGCAGTGCTAACCTAATGCTCTAA